A stretch of Exiguobacterium sp. BMC-KP DNA encodes these proteins:
- the glpK gene encoding glycerol kinase GlpK has product MENKYILALDQGTTSSRAIIFDHDGKIVNSAQREFKQYFPQPGWVEHDANEIWGSILAVMAEALGTADIKPEQIAGIGITNQRETTVVWNKETGKPVYHALVWQSRQTSGICDDLKEQGLNQKFRDKTGLLIDAYFSGTKVKWILDNVEGAREQAENGELLFGTIDTWLVWKLSGGKTHITDYTNASRTLMYNIYEQKWDEELLDILGVPASMLPEVRQSSEVYDKTVPYHFFGYEVPIAGIAGDQQAALFGQTCFEAGEGKNTYGTGCFMLMNTGEKAVSSDHGLLTTIAWGVDGKVEYALEGSIFVAGSAIQWLRDGLRMLKHAKDSEGYAAKVDSTDGVYVVPAFVGLGAPYWDSDVRGAIFGLTRGTDKEHFVRATLESLAYQTRDVLTAMEQDSGIELKTLRVDGGAVANNFLMQFQSDILGVPVDRPQINETTALGAAYLAGLAVGYWKDKAEIKQQWKLDHQFKPEMKEDDREQRYAGWQKAVEATMVFKPSK; this is encoded by the coding sequence ATGGAAAACAAGTATATCCTAGCACTCGACCAAGGTACGACAAGCTCACGTGCGATCATCTTCGACCACGATGGGAAAATCGTCAACTCGGCACAACGGGAATTCAAACAATACTTCCCGCAACCAGGTTGGGTCGAGCATGATGCCAACGAAATCTGGGGGTCGATTCTTGCTGTCATGGCAGAAGCACTCGGAACTGCAGATATCAAACCTGAGCAAATCGCCGGAATCGGAATCACGAACCAACGTGAAACGACAGTTGTCTGGAATAAAGAAACAGGCAAACCAGTCTATCACGCACTCGTTTGGCAATCGCGTCAAACGTCTGGTATTTGTGACGACTTAAAAGAACAAGGTTTGAACCAGAAGTTCCGTGATAAAACAGGACTCCTGATTGATGCCTACTTCTCCGGCACAAAAGTTAAATGGATCCTTGACAATGTCGAAGGTGCACGTGAGCAAGCAGAAAATGGTGAATTACTCTTCGGTACGATTGATACGTGGCTCGTATGGAAACTGTCTGGTGGAAAAACACACATTACAGACTATACGAATGCTTCACGGACGTTGATGTACAACATCTACGAACAAAAATGGGATGAAGAGTTACTCGATATTCTCGGTGTTCCGGCTTCAATGTTGCCAGAAGTTCGTCAGTCGAGTGAAGTTTATGACAAAACGGTACCGTATCACTTCTTCGGTTACGAAGTGCCGATTGCTGGTATTGCTGGTGACCAACAAGCAGCACTCTTCGGTCAAACGTGCTTCGAAGCCGGTGAAGGAAAAAACACATACGGAACAGGTTGCTTCATGCTCATGAACACGGGTGAAAAAGCCGTTTCTTCTGATCATGGCCTTTTGACAACAATCGCTTGGGGTGTTGATGGGAAAGTTGAATATGCGCTTGAAGGTTCGATCTTCGTCGCTGGTTCTGCAATCCAGTGGCTCCGTGACGGTCTACGCATGCTAAAACATGCGAAAGACTCAGAAGGTTACGCAGCGAAAGTCGACTCAACAGATGGCGTTTACGTCGTTCCTGCCTTCGTTGGTCTTGGCGCACCATACTGGGATTCAGATGTTCGTGGTGCGATCTTCGGCTTAACACGCGGAACGGATAAAGAACATTTCGTTCGCGCAACGCTTGAGTCACTTGCATACCAAACACGCGACGTCTTGACAGCAATGGAACAAGATTCTGGTATCGAACTGAAGACACTTCGTGTCGACGGTGGTGCTGTAGCGAATAACTTCTTGATGCAGTTCCAATCGGACATCCTCGGCGTTCCTGTCGATCGTCCGCAAATCAACGAAACGACAGCACTCGGTGCAGCATATCTTGCTGGATTAGCCGTTGGTTACTGGAAAGATAAAGCGGAAATCAAGCAACAATGGAAGCTCGATCACCAGTTCAAACCAGAGATGAAAGAAGACGATCGTGAACAACGCTATGCTGGATGGCAAAAAGCAGTTGAAGCGACAATGGTCTTCAAACCATCGAAATAA
- a CDS encoding MIP/aquaporin family protein yields MNNFVLEMIGTMILILLGDGVVAGVVLKKTKSENSGWIVITFAWGLAVMTAAFVAAESGAHLNPALTIALALNSDLPWADVPIYIAGQLVGAFIGAILVWLHYMKHFEATDDQAAKLGVFATGPAIRHTPSNLISEIIGTFVLVFGILALGLTTFGDGLKPLIVGLLVVVIGLSLGGTTGYAINPARDLGPRIAHAILPIPNKGSSDWGYSWIPVVGPIIGGAIAVLIYQLIY; encoded by the coding sequence ATGAATAACTTTGTACTAGAAATGATCGGTACGATGATCCTCATCCTACTCGGGGATGGTGTCGTCGCCGGTGTCGTCTTGAAAAAGACGAAATCGGAAAACAGTGGGTGGATCGTCATCACGTTCGCTTGGGGTCTTGCCGTCATGACAGCAGCATTCGTTGCTGCTGAGAGCGGAGCACACTTGAACCCCGCATTAACAATTGCACTTGCTTTGAACTCTGATTTACCGTGGGCAGACGTTCCGATCTACATTGCTGGACAACTTGTCGGAGCTTTCATCGGCGCCATTCTCGTTTGGCTTCATTACATGAAACATTTTGAAGCGACTGATGATCAAGCTGCAAAACTCGGTGTGTTTGCAACAGGCCCAGCGATTCGTCATACGCCATCGAACTTGATTTCTGAGATCATCGGGACATTCGTTCTTGTCTTCGGTATCTTGGCACTCGGTTTAACAACATTCGGTGACGGATTAAAACCACTCATCGTTGGTTTACTCGTCGTCGTTATCGGTCTATCACTCGGTGGTACAACAGGATACGCTATCAACCCGGCCCGTGACCTTGGACCGCGTATCGCACACGCCATCCTACCGATTCCAAACAAAGGTTCTTCTGACTGGGGATACTCATGGATTCCAGTTGTTGGTCCAATCATCGGTGGAGCAATTGCCGTGCTCATTTATCAATTGATTTACTAA
- a CDS encoding metal-binding protein gives MPSGNVHDTVNTIALTGYVAYSVATQQTDWLPTAIGIAVGTLWLSPDLDLKSEPYYRFGPFRVLWMPYVKIMPHRSIWSHGLIIGDIIRLLYSAAILIPLLFLSLYFQILDSATIDSWFASLPAFIIGIMVASTIHILLDYSSSWFRPKKRKKRRR, from the coding sequence ATGCCTTCAGGAAATGTACATGATACCGTCAATACCATCGCGCTGACGGGTTACGTTGCGTATTCGGTCGCAACGCAACAAACCGATTGGTTACCGACCGCCATTGGTATCGCTGTCGGTACACTTTGGCTGTCGCCCGACCTTGATTTAAAATCAGAACCGTATTATCGCTTTGGACCGTTTCGAGTCCTATGGATGCCTTATGTGAAAATCATGCCCCATCGCTCGATTTGGTCACATGGACTGATCATCGGAGATATCATCCGACTTCTATATAGTGCTGCTATTTTGATTCCACTACTATTTCTAAGTCTGTATTTTCAAATTCTTGATTCGGCAACGATTGATTCATGGTTCGCTTCTCTGCCTGCTTTTATCATCGGCATCATGGTAGCGAGTACGATTCATATCCTACTAGATTATTCCAGTAGCTGGTTTCGACCTAAAAAAAGAAAGAAGCGTCGCCGTTAA
- the lexA gene encoding transcriptional repressor LexA produces the protein MRKMSKRQQEILDYIVSEVKLKGYPPSVREIGEAVGLASSSTVHGHLDRLEKRGMIRRDPTKPRAIEILLDKPEEITEAIVHVPVIGKVTAGLPITAIENIEEQFPLPAHYVGNETVFMLTIDGESMINAGILDGDRVIVRQQNTAENGEIVVAMTEDSEATVKRFFLEDQQVRLQPENDSMDPMYFDNVSILGKVIGVYRTIH, from the coding sequence TACATCGTCTCTGAAGTGAAACTGAAGGGGTATCCACCATCAGTTCGTGAAATCGGAGAAGCAGTCGGACTCGCGTCTAGCTCGACGGTACACGGTCATTTGGATCGACTCGAGAAACGGGGAATGATTCGCCGTGACCCGACGAAACCACGTGCGATTGAGATATTGCTTGATAAGCCTGAAGAAATCACGGAAGCCATCGTCCATGTTCCCGTCATTGGGAAAGTCACAGCTGGTCTTCCGATTACAGCGATTGAAAATATCGAAGAACAATTCCCGCTCCCTGCACATTATGTAGGTAACGAGACAGTCTTCATGTTAACGATCGATGGTGAATCGATGATTAATGCAGGTATTCTTGACGGCGATCGTGTCATCGTGCGCCAACAAAACACAGCAGAAAACGGAGAAATCGTCGTAGCTATGACCGAAGATAGCGAAGCGACGGTGAAACGGTTCTTCTTAGAAGATCAACAGGTACGTCTACAACCAGAAAATGACTCGATGGATCCGATGTATTTCGATAATGTCTCCATTCTTGGTAAGGTAATCGGCGTGTATCGGACGATTCATTGA